The following coding sequences are from one Paenibacillus sp. FSL R5-0912 window:
- a CDS encoding DUF1641 domain-containing protein, which translates to MSETITQTPLEQEIPAAGLPQEDLLNQLLKPEVQESLILLVEQLPQITQLVNVLTKSVDFVQSVATDEVLKNDTVGAIKEMAGPVVGSVKNLAATVIEAKDRADASSETISLFGMMKMIKDPQVQNVLRFMNAYLQVSGERQSGK; encoded by the coding sequence ATGTCAGAAACCATTACCCAAACCCCTTTGGAACAAGAAATACCCGCAGCAGGCCTTCCCCAAGAGGATTTGCTGAATCAGCTTCTGAAACCGGAAGTTCAGGAATCCCTGATCCTTCTGGTGGAGCAGCTGCCGCAGATTACCCAACTGGTGAATGTATTAACCAAATCGGTCGATTTCGTACAATCGGTTGCAACGGATGAAGTATTGAAAAATGATACGGTAGGCGCAATCAAGGAGATGGCGGGTCCTGTGGTAGGCTCTGTCAAGAATCTGGCGGCTACGGTTATTGAAGCGAAAGACCGCGCGGATGCAAGCAGTGAAACCATCAGCTTGTTTGGCATGATGAAAATGATCAAGGACCCGCAGGTACAGAACGTGCTCCGTTTCATGAATGCATACCTGCAGGTCAGCGGCGAACGCCAATCCGGTAAGTAA
- a CDS encoding alpha/beta fold hydrolase gives MIQNGFICNWMEVQTDGQGRGLYYKYSAHRAPAVIFISGLGDGCDSWSGVQENIAQHASTLAYDRAGTGTSPGVPGPRTCQDLVEELYRLLALLDIKAPYILVGHSFGGLVARLFACCYPERIAGIVLIDAAGEYKELTYERVLPPQHIAANRAYLLNPSLNKEQIDKMQSYKQISAARGSMPSQVPLSVITRGLADEEGSDWPAHAILEIEQKNQAEFLELSSASRQLIAPGSGHYIHHDQPGLVIEVIIGMIQAHSNGLKY, from the coding sequence ATGATTCAGAACGGATTTATCTGCAATTGGATGGAGGTTCAAACGGACGGGCAGGGTCGCGGATTGTATTATAAATATTCTGCACACCGTGCACCTGCTGTCATCTTTATTTCCGGATTAGGGGATGGTTGCGATTCCTGGAGCGGTGTCCAGGAGAATATTGCACAGCATGCCTCAACGCTCGCTTATGACAGAGCGGGTACCGGGACCAGCCCGGGAGTGCCAGGACCGCGCACCTGCCAGGATCTGGTGGAGGAGCTGTACCGGCTGCTGGCACTGCTGGATATTAAAGCCCCTTACATTCTGGTCGGTCATTCCTTTGGCGGTCTGGTAGCCAGACTGTTCGCCTGCTGCTATCCGGAGCGGATTGCGGGAATTGTACTGATAGATGCTGCAGGCGAATATAAGGAGCTTACTTATGAGCGGGTGCTGCCCCCGCAGCATATCGCTGCGAACCGGGCGTACCTGCTGAACCCTTCGCTCAATAAGGAGCAGATCGATAAGATGCAGAGCTATAAGCAGATCTCTGCTGCCCGGGGTTCCATGCCAAGCCAGGTTCCGCTATCGGTGATAACCAGGGGGCTTGCGGATGAGGAGGGATCAGACTGGCCGGCACATGCGATACTGGAGATCGAGCAGAAGAACCAGGCGGAGTTCCTGGAATTATCTTCAGCCAGCAGACAGCTGATTGCGCCGGGTAGCGGTCATTATATCCATCATGACCAGCCCGGGCTGGTCATTGAAGTAATCATAGGGATGATACAGGCTCATTCCAACGGGCTTAAATACTGA
- a CDS encoding SGNH/GDSL hydrolase family protein → MPFQKNDIILFQGDSITDCGRNYADASSLGVGYALMAGARLGLQYPEKNLTFINRGISGNRAVDLQERWDRDCLELKPTWVSIYIGVNDTWRWFDSGQETTAAEFEASYRDLIERTKQSLDAKLVLVEPFVLPVPEDRKGWRKDLDPKIHVVRELAREYGAVLVPLDGLFAAASVKAEPAFWAGDGVHPSPAGHALIAEAWMKAVGAIS, encoded by the coding sequence ATGCCATTTCAAAAGAACGATATCATCCTGTTCCAGGGTGATAGTATCACGGATTGCGGCCGCAATTACGCAGACGCTTCATCACTTGGTGTAGGTTACGCGCTGATGGCGGGCGCTCGTCTTGGGCTGCAGTATCCGGAGAAGAACCTTACCTTCATCAACCGCGGCATCAGCGGCAACCGCGCCGTGGATCTGCAGGAGCGCTGGGACCGGGATTGTCTGGAGCTTAAGCCGACCTGGGTGTCGATTTATATCGGTGTTAATGATACCTGGCGCTGGTTCGATTCCGGGCAGGAGACTACAGCAGCTGAGTTTGAGGCTTCCTACCGTGATCTGATTGAACGCACCAAGCAGAGCCTGGATGCCAAGCTGGTGCTGGTTGAGCCGTTCGTACTGCCGGTGCCGGAAGACCGTAAAGGCTGGCGTAAGGACCTGGACCCGAAAATTCATGTGGTCCGTGAGCTGGCCCGTGAATATGGCGCTGTATTGGTCCCGCTGGACGGACTGTTCGCCGCCGCGTCGGTTAAGGCCGAGCCTGCCTTCTGGGCCGGGGATGGCGTACATCCTTCACCTGCCGGCCATGCGCTGATTGCAGAAGCCTGGATGAAGGCTGTAGGGGCTATAAGCTAA
- the map gene encoding type I methionyl aminopeptidase, producing MTSETLQDLQGLKAAGKVVGHTIAEMKKSVVPGMTTAELDEVGARILNHFGAKSAPKVTYNFPGTTCISVNEEVAHGIPGQRVIQAGDLINIDVSAELNGYYGDAGVSFQLPPYNEKLVHLCRSTEETMMSVINHLRAGMKVNEIGRVMESEAHKRGYKVVRNLCSHGIGKSLHEKPYEILPFYNPRVTTVLKEGQVITIEPFLSTGADFVEQQSDGWTLSVADNSRVAQYEHTIVVTKGKPIILTSA from the coding sequence ATGACGAGCGAGACACTGCAGGATTTGCAAGGACTGAAGGCAGCCGGTAAAGTGGTAGGCCACACCATCGCCGAGATGAAGAAAAGTGTAGTTCCCGGAATGACGACTGCGGAGCTGGACGAAGTGGGTGCGAGGATTCTGAACCATTTTGGCGCGAAATCTGCCCCTAAGGTAACCTATAACTTTCCCGGAACCACGTGCATCAGTGTCAATGAAGAGGTGGCACACGGAATCCCGGGTCAACGGGTGATCCAGGCCGGCGATTTAATCAATATTGATGTCTCGGCCGAGCTGAACGGGTACTACGGGGATGCCGGTGTCTCTTTTCAACTGCCTCCTTATAATGAGAAGCTGGTCCATCTCTGCCGGAGTACGGAGGAAACTATGATGAGTGTGATTAATCACCTCAGAGCGGGAATGAAGGTGAACGAGATCGGCCGGGTCATGGAGTCGGAGGCACACAAGCGCGGCTACAAGGTTGTGCGCAATCTGTGCAGCCACGGCATCGGCAAATCGTTGCATGAGAAGCCTTACGAGATCCTGCCGTTCTATAATCCGCGGGTAACGACTGTGCTGAAGGAAGGTCAGGTCATTACGATAGAGCCATTCCTGTCTACGGGTGCGGATTTTGTAGAGCAGCAGTCGGATGGATGGACGCTCAGTGTGGCGGACAACAGCCGTGTTGCCCAGTATGAACATACAATTGTGGTCACCAAAGGCAAACCGATTATTCTGACAAGCGCCTAA
- a CDS encoding DJ-1/PfpI family protein, whose translation MKIAFILFDGITFLDFAGFYDVIYRLRQFPAGEGLEWDICGPAGEITDEMGLTVKTGTVLPDLSVYDLVFVPGGFGTRALRHDESFISWLQGASGVPYLVSVCTGALLLGAAGLLEGRRATTHASAYELLEPYCREVVQTRIVQDGNVITGGGVSTSIDLGLYLVSLFAGPEAMAAVKQQIDYPYDAQGIVMYSNEGNH comes from the coding sequence GTGAAAATTGCTTTTATTCTGTTTGACGGCATTACGTTTTTGGATTTTGCGGGTTTTTATGATGTAATCTACAGGCTGCGCCAGTTCCCTGCAGGGGAAGGGCTGGAGTGGGATATCTGCGGTCCGGCCGGAGAAATCACAGATGAAATGGGGCTTACGGTCAAAACAGGTACAGTGCTGCCGGATTTGTCAGTGTATGATCTGGTATTTGTACCCGGCGGGTTCGGGACGAGGGCATTGCGTCATGACGAGAGCTTTATCTCCTGGCTTCAGGGAGCAAGCGGGGTTCCCTATCTGGTATCCGTATGCACCGGTGCCCTGCTGCTGGGTGCTGCCGGATTGCTCGAGGGACGCAGGGCCACAACACATGCATCGGCATATGAGCTGCTTGAGCCGTATTGCCGGGAAGTCGTTCAGACCCGGATTGTGCAGGACGGGAATGTTATTACCGGGGGCGGGGTCTCAACCTCAATTGATCTGGGATTATACCTGGTATCCTTATTTGCCGGCCCGGAGGCTATGGCTGCCGTGAAGCAGCAGATCGACTATCCGTATGACGCGCAAGGTATTGTAATGTACTCCAATGAAGGAAACCATTGA
- a CDS encoding NAD(P)/FAD-dependent oxidoreductase, translating to MSKHIVILGAGYGGLLSALTVRKYMSKAEARVTVVNQYPTHQIITELHRLAAGSASEQAVAMPLAKLFAGKDIDLKIAKVNSFSVENKQIVLSDGVMLTYDALVVGLGSTTAYFGIPGLEQYSMVLKSAADALRIHGHIEDRIREYAKSGNAADATILIGGGGLTGVELVGEIADVLPKLTKKYGVNPAEIQMLLVEAGPKILPVLPDHLIERATTSLEKRGVQFLTGLPVTNVAGNTIDLKDGRQIVANTFVWTGGVQGNPLIGESGLEVNRGRATVNEFLQSTSHQNVFVAGDSAVVFAPDGRPYPPTAQIAWQMGELIGYNLYAYLNDKASETFSPVNSGTLASLGRRDGVAIVGGNSTPLKGLPATLMKEASNIRYLTHIHGLFSLAY from the coding sequence ATGTCAAAACACATAGTTATTCTAGGTGCAGGTTATGGCGGCTTATTGAGTGCGCTAACCGTGCGCAAATACATGAGCAAAGCTGAAGCCAGAGTTACAGTGGTTAATCAGTATCCAACACACCAGATCATTACCGAGCTACACCGCCTTGCGGCAGGTAGTGCTTCGGAACAGGCGGTTGCCATGCCGCTCGCGAAGCTGTTCGCCGGTAAGGATATCGATCTGAAGATTGCCAAGGTTAATTCGTTCTCGGTAGAGAACAAGCAGATCGTCCTCTCAGATGGTGTAATGCTGACTTATGATGCTCTCGTTGTCGGTCTGGGCAGCACGACGGCTTATTTCGGCATTCCGGGACTTGAACAGTACAGCATGGTGCTGAAATCGGCGGCGGATGCACTGAGGATTCACGGACATATTGAAGACCGGATTCGTGAATATGCCAAAAGCGGCAACGCGGCCGATGCAACCATCCTGATCGGCGGGGGCGGCTTGACAGGTGTTGAGCTTGTAGGTGAAATTGCCGATGTATTGCCCAAGCTGACTAAGAAATATGGAGTGAACCCGGCTGAAATCCAGATGCTGCTCGTAGAAGCCGGACCGAAGATTCTTCCGGTCCTGCCGGATCATCTGATTGAGCGCGCTACAACCAGCCTCGAGAAACGCGGAGTTCAGTTCCTGACTGGTCTTCCCGTTACGAATGTAGCAGGCAATACCATTGATCTGAAGGACGGCCGCCAGATTGTGGCGAATACCTTCGTCTGGACCGGTGGCGTGCAGGGCAACCCGCTGATCGGTGAGTCCGGGCTTGAAGTGAACCGCGGCCGCGCAACCGTGAATGAGTTCCTGCAATCCACTTCACACCAGAATGTATTTGTAGCCGGTGACAGTGCGGTTGTGTTCGCACCGGACGGCCGTCCGTATCCGCCAACGGCACAAATTGCCTGGCAGATGGGTGAACTGATCGGCTATAACCTTTACGCTTACCTGAATGATAAAGCCTCCGAGACCTTCAGTCCGGTGAATTCCGGGACACTTGCCAGTCTGGGACGCAGAGACGGAGTAGCGATTGTCGGCGGCAATTCCACACCGCTGAAGGGTCTGCCGGCAACGCTGATGAAGGAAGCAAGCAATATCCGGTATTTAACCCATATTCACGGGTTATTCAGTCTGGCCTATTAA
- a CDS encoding carboxymuconolactone decarboxylase family protein, protein MDNLPQVSNAFMTFMKEAPEQQKAWGQVVQKLDAASALDAKTEEIAYISVLAAVRLESGLAFHVKHAKSLGATREEIISAVLLPLPAVGNVVIQALPVALQAYDSE, encoded by the coding sequence ATGGACAATCTACCGCAAGTCAGCAATGCATTCATGACGTTTATGAAGGAAGCACCGGAGCAGCAGAAGGCCTGGGGGCAAGTCGTGCAGAAGCTGGATGCAGCAAGTGCGCTTGATGCCAAAACAGAAGAAATTGCCTATATCTCCGTACTCGCGGCAGTCAGGCTGGAGAGCGGGCTGGCCTTTCATGTCAAGCATGCCAAATCACTCGGCGCTACCCGTGAGGAAATTATCAGCGCAGTCCTGCTGCCTCTTCCGGCTGTAGGCAATGTGGTCATTCAGGCCTTGCCCGTTGCTTTACAGGCTTACGACAGCGAGTAA
- a CDS encoding nitroreductase family protein, giving the protein MSTFSELVQSRRSAMNFVEGVKIPQNELEEMFSLARLAPSAFNLQHAHYKVISDDTVKEEIRKGAYGQYKIHTASAVIVVLGDKNAYQQAPEIYSGLKMLGAMSEDDYDRTIQSINDSYTGKDAFQRDEAIRNASLSAMQFMLIAKDKGWDTCPMIGFDPEAVKATLGLSDNFVPVMLITIGKDNKHKIRPRGYRKPVNEFVEFI; this is encoded by the coding sequence ATGAGTACTTTTTCAGAATTAGTTCAGTCCCGCAGATCGGCTATGAATTTCGTTGAAGGGGTGAAAATCCCACAGAATGAGCTGGAGGAGATGTTCTCACTGGCCCGGCTGGCTCCATCGGCCTTCAACCTGCAGCACGCCCACTACAAAGTCATTAGCGATGATACTGTGAAGGAAGAAATCCGTAAAGGTGCGTACGGCCAATACAAAATCCACACTGCATCGGCTGTCATCGTCGTGCTGGGTGATAAAAATGCCTACCAGCAGGCTCCAGAAATCTATAGCGGACTTAAAATGCTGGGAGCCATGAGTGAAGACGATTACGACCGTACTATTCAGTCTATTAATGATTCTTACACCGGAAAAGACGCTTTCCAGCGGGATGAAGCGATCCGCAATGCTTCCTTGTCGGCTATGCAGTTCATGCTGATTGCCAAGGACAAGGGATGGGATACCTGCCCGATGATCGGTTTTGATCCGGAGGCGGTGAAAGCTACTCTCGGACTCAGCGATAACTTCGTTCCGGTAATGCTGATTACGATCGGCAAAGACAACAAGCACAAAATTAGACCGCGCGGCTACCGCAAGCCGGTTAATGAGTTTGTAGAATTTATCTGA
- a CDS encoding metallophosphoesterase family protein encodes MYNIIAVISDIHSNRFALEAVLRDLDNLKADLIVNLGDSLFGPLDPLATAELLIQRPDIINIMGNCDELLLEETGTSLTYRYVKPLLREQEESWIRSHRGTWSYDGLLFCHGTPWSNTEYLLEELTPAAGPVYKPAEQLAAELHRIEERIVFCGHSHVFHLLELPEGKQAVNPGSVGLPAYEEELPYAYVMESGTPLASYCLCIRDNGSPGGWCIDHRLVEYDWDKAADLAEEAGRPDYAVAIRYGRMTGESTDTRGM; translated from the coding sequence TTGTACAATATAATCGCTGTAATCTCCGATATACATAGCAACAGGTTTGCACTTGAAGCCGTGCTTAGAGACCTGGACAATCTGAAGGCTGATCTTATCGTCAACCTGGGCGACAGCCTATTCGGGCCGCTAGACCCTCTGGCTACTGCAGAGCTGCTGATACAGCGCCCAGATATAATCAACATCATGGGGAATTGTGATGAGCTGCTGCTGGAGGAGACGGGTACATCGCTCACCTACCGTTATGTTAAACCGCTGCTCCGGGAACAGGAAGAGAGCTGGATCCGAAGCCACCGCGGAACGTGGAGCTACGATGGATTATTGTTCTGTCACGGAACACCGTGGAGCAATACCGAGTACCTGCTGGAGGAACTTACGCCAGCTGCCGGTCCGGTCTATAAGCCGGCGGAACAATTGGCGGCGGAGCTGCACAGGATAGAGGAGCGGATTGTTTTTTGCGGGCATAGCCATGTGTTCCACTTGCTGGAGCTGCCGGAAGGAAAGCAGGCGGTGAACCCCGGAAGTGTAGGCCTGCCCGCGTATGAGGAGGAACTTCCATATGCCTATGTTATGGAGTCGGGCACGCCTTTAGCCAGCTATTGCTTGTGCATCAGGGACAATGGTTCACCGGGCGGCTGGTGTATTGACCACAGGCTGGTTGAATACGACTGGGACAAGGCGGCGGACCTTGCGGAAGAGGCCGGGCGGCCTGATTATGCGGTGGCGATCCGCTATGGACGGATGACCGGAGAATCAACAGATACGAGAGGAATGTGA